One genomic window of bacterium includes the following:
- a CDS encoding ABC transporter ATP-binding protein encodes MLLDVRSIDSFYEESHVLHAVSMAVEAGEIVALLGRNGVGKSTTLKSIMGLVVPRSGEILFKGLNLRGMPPYRIANLGVGYVPEDRRIFPRLTVRENLIIGIKPGQQKTKSSWTVEKVYEYFPGLKARDSQKGAYLSGGEQQMLTIARALMGEPEIILLDEPTEGLAPKIVETLEQVIMDINSHGVAILLVEQNMRVVLRLARRIYVISKGSIMFHGTPEELRDAKEVREKYLEV; translated from the coding sequence ATGCTGCTGGATGTAAGAAGTATCGACTCCTTCTATGAGGAAAGCCATGTGCTGCATGCTGTCTCCATGGCCGTGGAAGCCGGTGAGATAGTGGCCTTACTGGGGCGCAACGGGGTTGGAAAGAGCACCACCCTCAAGTCCATCATGGGACTTGTGGTGCCCAGGTCCGGAGAAATCCTGTTCAAGGGTTTGAACCTCAGGGGCATGCCGCCTTATCGCATCGCAAACCTGGGAGTTGGGTATGTGCCGGAAGATCGCAGAATCTTTCCTCGATTGACGGTCCGAGAAAACCTCATCATAGGCATCAAACCGGGGCAACAGAAGACAAAAAGCAGCTGGACCGTGGAGAAGGTGTACGAGTACTTTCCTGGGCTAAAAGCCAGGGACAGCCAAAAGGGGGCTTATCTTTCCGGCGGCGAGCAGCAGATGCTGACAATAGCGAGAGCGCTGATGGGGGAGCCAGAGATAATTCTACTGGACGAACCCACTGAGGGACTAGCTCCAAAGATCGTCGAGACTTTGGAACAGGTGATCATGGACATTAACTCCCATGGCGTGGCCATACTACTGGTAGAGCAGAACATGCGGGTCGTGTTGCGCTTGGCCAGAAGGATCTACGTGATCAGCAAGGGCAGCATAATGTTTCATGGGACTCCAGAGGAACTGAGAGACGCTAAGGAGGTCAGGGAAAAATACTTGGAAGTCTGA
- a CDS encoding ABC transporter ATP-binding protein, producing the protein MAILEVRNLHKDFSGLKVLLGVDLSLEDGDRHAIIGPNGAGKSTLFNIITGKYVPTKGKIIFDGRDITGFPPHKIARLGMARSFQITNIFRTMTVFQNVRNAVLSRRGIRYQVLSKLSSLASVNDEVDSILSEIGLLDRKNVLAGELAHGQQRALEIGLTLAMDPKLILLDEPTAGMSSSESRDTVSLIERVTEGKTLVIVEHDMDVVFRIAHRITVIYYGRVLASGPPEEIRNDQRVKEAYLGEERN; encoded by the coding sequence GTGGCCATTTTGGAAGTGAGAAACCTTCACAAAGACTTCAGCGGACTCAAGGTGCTGCTAGGAGTCGATCTGAGCCTGGAGGATGGGGACAGACATGCCATTATCGGGCCCAATGGCGCTGGCAAGTCTACCTTGTTCAATATCATAACCGGTAAGTATGTGCCTACTAAGGGAAAAATCATTTTTGATGGACGGGACATAACAGGGTTTCCCCCTCACAAGATTGCGCGCCTAGGGATGGCAAGATCATTCCAGATCACCAATATCTTCCGCACGATGACCGTTTTCCAAAATGTGCGAAATGCGGTGCTTTCCAGAAGGGGAATCCGTTACCAGGTCCTCTCCAAGCTGTCCAGCTTGGCCTCGGTGAATGATGAGGTGGATTCCATCCTTTCGGAGATTGGTCTGTTGGATAGAAAGAATGTCCTGGCAGGGGAGTTGGCTCACGGCCAGCAGCGAGCTTTGGAGATTGGTCTCACTTTGGCCATGGACCCCAAGCTGATTCTCCTGGATGAACCCACGGCAGGGATGTCGTCATCTGAAAGCCGCGACACGGTGAGCCTCATCGAGCGGGTCACCGAAGGGAAAACGCTGGTCATCGTAGAACATGACATGGATGTGGTGTTTCGAATCGCTCATCGGATCACAGTCATCTATTACGGACGGGTGCTGGCTTCCGGGCCGCCCGAGGAGATCCGGAACGACCAGCGGGTCAAGGAAGCGTATCTGGGCGAAGAACGGAACTGA